A region of Acidithiobacillus ferridurans DNA encodes the following proteins:
- a CDS encoding mechanosensitive ion channel family protein, translating into MGTIFHGLTTDPEWLLHRSMYTLLIVAGSYLILRWYGNVVVHLMDFLGRRRALSRGYGVMFQRITTWFLWLIVWVVVLRVWGVDVTAVWTTFVSLLAVIGVGMLAVWAMVSNITARFFIWFWQPLQLGQRVEILPESLTGEVIEENLMFTELRQDDGQIVVIPNNLFFQRVIRRLPDVEKKARPDEKAAP; encoded by the coding sequence ATGGGCACAATTTTCCATGGGCTGACGACAGACCCCGAATGGTTGTTACACCGGTCGATGTATACCCTGCTGATCGTGGCGGGTAGCTATCTGATATTACGTTGGTATGGCAATGTAGTTGTGCATCTCATGGACTTTCTCGGCCGACGACGGGCCTTGTCACGCGGCTATGGTGTGATGTTCCAGAGAATCACCACATGGTTTCTCTGGCTCATTGTCTGGGTTGTCGTATTGCGGGTCTGGGGTGTCGATGTCACAGCCGTCTGGACCACCTTCGTCAGCTTGTTGGCGGTGATTGGCGTCGGTATGCTGGCGGTATGGGCCATGGTCAGCAATATTACGGCACGCTTCTTTATCTGGTTCTGGCAGCCATTACAGTTAGGGCAACGTGTCGAGATATTGCCGGAATCCCTGACTGGTGAGGTGATCGAAGAGAATCTCATGTTTACCGAGTTGCGCCAGGACGATGGCCAGATTGTGGTGATACCCAACAATCTCTTTTTCCAGCGCGTTATTCGTCGCTTGCCCGATGTCGAAAAAAAAGCCCGCCCGGATGAGAAGGCTGCACCATGA
- a CDS encoding TOBE domain-containing protein: MESSLRNHLKGKVIEIIKGGAVSEVEVETSAGIITSVITTRSVERLGLKVGDEVFAAIKASEVSIEKP; encoded by the coding sequence ATGGAATCCAGTCTGCGTAATCATCTGAAGGGTAAAGTGATTGAGATCATCAAAGGTGGGGCGGTTTCGGAAGTCGAGGTGGAAACTTCCGCCGGTATAATCACCTCCGTGATTACCACACGGAGCGTGGAACGACTCGGGCTGAAGGTAGGTGACGAGGTTTTCGCGGCAATCAAGGCCAGCGAAGTTAGTATCGAAAAACCCTGA
- a CDS encoding NAD-dependent succinate-semialdehyde dehydrogenase: protein MPLAPTAAFIDGCWTDLNTRFVVRSPVNQQTLAEVSDCGTREAEAAVQAATVAFATWRQNTVYQRAAILSRWAELIQVHAEDLAHLITWEMGKPIRQSRAEIKTAVALARWYAEECKRITGESIPSQFPNKRLQIWKVPVGPVFAITPWNSPISMVVRKIAPALAAGCTVILKPDEQTPLSALRLAELWAEAEGPAGTLQVLPSSDPAPLAERLMADPRIAKLSFTGSTVVGQKLYAQGSSTIKRLSLELGGHAPVLIFADADIDAAVAMTIHAKFRYAGQSCVAANRLYVDEAILPEFTAHYLEAMSHLKVGDPFAEDTDIGPLISEVAVQKFKAQLQDAMARGARLLCGGDAQGLWCSPTLLADLDPQSRIFHEESFSPLLPIQGFRSEAEAVARANDTPYGLAAYLWTRDLGRAYRIAEALQCGIVGVNDGAPATPQAPFGGSKLSGLGAEGGKWGLEEYLQLHYVSIQLP from the coding sequence ATGCCCCTTGCACCGACAGCCGCATTCATCGATGGATGCTGGACAGACCTCAATACACGCTTTGTGGTACGGAGCCCGGTCAATCAACAGACGCTCGCCGAAGTGTCCGATTGTGGAACTCGGGAGGCTGAAGCCGCGGTGCAGGCGGCAACGGTCGCTTTTGCAACCTGGCGGCAAAACACCGTCTACCAGCGCGCGGCCATCCTCAGCCGTTGGGCGGAGCTCATCCAGGTTCACGCAGAAGACCTCGCCCATCTCATCACCTGGGAGATGGGCAAACCCATACGCCAGAGCCGTGCGGAAATCAAAACCGCAGTCGCCCTGGCGCGCTGGTACGCCGAAGAATGCAAGCGCATCACCGGCGAAAGTATCCCTTCCCAGTTTCCAAACAAGCGCTTGCAGATCTGGAAAGTGCCGGTTGGACCGGTATTCGCCATTACGCCGTGGAACAGTCCAATCTCCATGGTCGTTCGCAAGATAGCGCCGGCTCTGGCAGCCGGCTGTACGGTCATCCTCAAGCCCGATGAGCAAACGCCGCTCTCCGCATTAAGGCTTGCCGAACTCTGGGCGGAAGCGGAGGGACCCGCTGGCACCCTGCAGGTACTCCCCAGTTCTGATCCTGCGCCACTGGCGGAGCGATTGATGGCCGACCCGCGCATAGCCAAGTTGAGTTTTACCGGCTCTACGGTGGTCGGGCAGAAGCTTTATGCGCAGGGATCGTCGACCATCAAACGGCTTTCTCTGGAACTGGGCGGGCATGCCCCTGTACTGATTTTTGCCGATGCGGACATCGATGCGGCGGTGGCCATGACCATCCATGCCAAATTCCGCTATGCCGGCCAGTCCTGCGTCGCAGCCAACCGTTTGTATGTGGATGAGGCGATCCTGCCGGAATTTACGGCACACTACCTTGAAGCTATGAGTCACCTCAAGGTCGGAGACCCTTTTGCCGAGGACACCGACATCGGGCCGCTGATTTCCGAAGTCGCTGTCCAGAAGTTCAAAGCACAATTGCAGGATGCCATGGCCCGGGGTGCAAGACTCCTATGCGGAGGGGATGCACAAGGCCTGTGGTGCTCCCCGACCCTCCTCGCCGACCTCGATCCGCAGAGCCGTATCTTCCACGAAGAAAGCTTCAGCCCTCTGCTGCCCATACAGGGGTTTCGTAGCGAAGCGGAAGCTGTCGCCCGTGCCAATGACACCCCCTATGGCTTGGCTGCTTATCTATGGACCCGCGATCTCGGGCGCGCATACCGCATCGCGGAAGCGCTGCAATGCGGCATCGTCGGCGTCAATGACGGGGCTCCCGCCACTCCACAGGCGCCCTTCGGCGGCAGTAAGCTCTCCGGACTGGGCGCCGAGGGTGGCAAATGGGGGTTGGAGGAATATTTACAATTGCACTACGTTTCCATCCAATTGCCATAA
- a CDS encoding MFS transporter, with the protein MADTRNPGTIMGEKAIAARMHLAREHLDRLRAILKEPDRWVSVWFLAYALLGAVSSGLLPILLPLMIVALTHHLSWVAYVMGGFNLGLLTSPLWGNLADSKHLHRPIFFCGFLVLLMALAAMPFLPGILTWSGLSLLAGAGTSAVATMASLFIVEFDPQNEWEPRLGWLQTFNGGGQVGGLFLAGIFVSNFKLGLICSALALIPAIWLGAKGLPAGAKSYDWTVEIGNHMRRDLDWRFLANFGRPELLGGGLLRFSHHLSLQGARRFGDMLHTRFGRFLFSWFAVAFGVAAFFAYFPVAMQKAYNVAPALTSSVYAMTAAIALVLYSVGGQLSGRFGAGRVYRWSLMLRFLGFALLLLVFFLPVSRALIALAGFVLIVIAWPLQSISGTSLTARLTPFSQGEAMGLFNASGAVATVVGTFLGGPLVQFIGYSSLSAIALVGILLGWLTGHGLQTPDAAPAAIHDDSAVQKAQA; encoded by the coding sequence ATGGCAGACACTAGGAATCCCGGCACCATCATGGGCGAGAAAGCGATCGCCGCCCGCATGCATCTGGCCCGCGAACACCTCGATCGCTTGCGCGCCATCCTGAAGGAACCCGACCGCTGGGTGTCCGTCTGGTTTTTGGCCTATGCCCTGCTGGGGGCAGTCTCCTCCGGGCTGTTGCCTATTCTCCTGCCCTTGATGATTGTCGCCCTCACCCATCATCTCAGTTGGGTTGCCTACGTCATGGGCGGATTCAACCTCGGACTGCTGACCTCTCCCTTGTGGGGAAACCTGGCCGACAGCAAACATCTGCATCGCCCCATTTTTTTCTGTGGCTTTCTGGTATTGCTGATGGCGCTGGCCGCCATGCCATTTCTGCCGGGCATTCTCACCTGGAGCGGGCTCTCGCTGCTCGCCGGCGCGGGAACCTCTGCCGTGGCGACCATGGCCAGCCTGTTCATCGTCGAGTTCGACCCCCAAAATGAATGGGAACCTCGGCTGGGCTGGCTGCAAACTTTTAACGGCGGCGGGCAGGTCGGCGGACTTTTTTTGGCCGGCATTTTCGTCAGCAATTTTAAACTCGGCCTGATCTGCTCAGCCTTGGCATTGATTCCCGCCATCTGGTTGGGTGCCAAAGGCTTGCCTGCCGGCGCCAAAAGTTATGACTGGACGGTGGAGATCGGCAATCATATGCGGCGCGATCTGGACTGGCGCTTCCTCGCCAATTTCGGGCGCCCGGAACTGCTGGGGGGTGGCCTGCTCCGGTTTTCGCATCACCTTTCTCTGCAGGGCGCGCGCCGGTTTGGCGATATGCTACATACGCGTTTTGGCCGCTTTCTATTTTCCTGGTTTGCGGTGGCCTTTGGCGTAGCGGCATTTTTCGCCTATTTCCCGGTAGCGATGCAAAAGGCTTATAACGTGGCCCCGGCATTGACCTCCAGCGTCTACGCCATGACCGCCGCCATAGCGTTGGTGCTGTACTCCGTGGGTGGGCAGCTATCCGGGCGTTTTGGCGCCGGAAGGGTATATCGCTGGTCTTTGATGCTTCGCTTTTTGGGATTTGCCCTGCTACTACTGGTATTTTTCCTGCCCGTATCCCGGGCGCTGATTGCCTTGGCTGGCTTCGTCCTGATTGTTATCGCCTGGCCCCTGCAGAGCATTTCCGGAACCAGTCTGACAGCGCGGCTCACGCCATTCAGTCAGGGCGAGGCGATGGGACTTTTTAACGCCAGCGGCGCAGTAGCCACGGTAGTGGGTACCTTTCTGGGCGGTCCGCTGGTACAGTTCATCGGCTACTCATCCCTGTCCGCCATAGCTCTGGTCGGCATCCTGCTCGGCTGGCTGACGGGGCATGGATTACAAACCCCCGACGCTGCGCCGGCGGCCATCCACGATGATTCTGCAGTGCAGAAAGCGCAGGCCTAG
- the modD gene encoding ModD protein → MFFSPQEIAALIQEDQPFLDLTTRMLGIGDQAANMRFRCRQDITVAGTELAMKILDACGLTVTESQPSGALVATGTTLLAAEGSASAAHSAWKVAQNVLEYACGIATYSAQLVHQARQINPRVSVVATRKNIPGIRRFAVMAALAGGVMPHRLGISESVLVFDQHLAFLGGISPFLQQLAQYRRRVPSSKIVVEVQKTDHTLTDALALAQAGVAGIQFDKMTPGPLAEIAAKLRAVAPEVTLFAAGGITLANIQAYAATGMDALVTSAVYHAAPTDIGVEIRPV, encoded by the coding sequence ATGTTCTTCTCTCCGCAGGAAATTGCCGCACTCATCCAGGAAGATCAGCCTTTCCTGGACCTCACCACCCGGATGCTGGGCATTGGTGACCAAGCTGCCAACATGCGTTTTCGCTGCCGTCAGGATATTACTGTCGCCGGTACGGAACTCGCCATGAAGATATTGGACGCCTGCGGCCTTACCGTGACCGAAAGTCAACCGTCGGGCGCATTGGTCGCAACAGGAACCACCCTGCTGGCGGCGGAAGGTTCCGCAAGCGCTGCCCATTCTGCCTGGAAAGTAGCGCAAAACGTGTTGGAGTACGCGTGTGGCATCGCGACCTACTCCGCGCAATTGGTACACCAGGCACGTCAGATCAATCCCCGAGTATCCGTGGTTGCGACGCGTAAGAATATTCCCGGAATACGGCGCTTTGCCGTCATGGCAGCTCTCGCAGGGGGAGTCATGCCGCACCGGCTGGGCATTTCAGAAAGTGTTCTGGTATTCGACCAGCACCTGGCCTTTTTAGGTGGTATATCGCCTTTCTTGCAACAGTTGGCGCAATACCGGAGACGAGTCCCCTCCAGCAAGATCGTGGTGGAAGTGCAAAAGACGGATCACACCCTGACGGACGCACTGGCACTGGCACAGGCCGGAGTCGCCGGGATTCAGTTTGACAAAATGACGCCCGGACCCCTGGCGGAAATCGCTGCGAAGCTGCGTGCCGTGGCGCCGGAGGTAACATTGTTTGCGGCGGGCGGGATTACCCTTGCGAATATTCAGGCCTATGCGGCAACCGGTATGGATGCCCTCGTGACCAGCGCCGTCTATCACGCCGCACCGACCGATATCGGTGTGGAGATTCGCCCCGTATAA
- a CDS encoding group II truncated hemoglobin, with translation MSEPENTPYARLGGEEAVRNLVNRFYDLMDGETQWQTPLRDIHPTDLSESREKLFLFLSGWLGGPDLYVQRYGHPRLRARHASVPVDDQARDQWMACMLQAMHEVGIEPELYTHLQGAFQRTADFMRNR, from the coding sequence ATGTCTGAACCTGAAAACACGCCCTACGCCCGTCTTGGTGGTGAGGAGGCCGTTCGCAATCTCGTCAACCGGTTTTATGACCTTATGGACGGCGAGACGCAATGGCAAACTCCGTTGCGGGATATCCACCCGACAGACCTTTCCGAGTCCAGAGAGAAGCTCTTTCTGTTTCTTTCCGGCTGGCTGGGGGGGCCTGATCTATATGTGCAGCGTTATGGACACCCCCGCTTGCGCGCACGGCATGCTTCTGTCCCGGTGGATGACCAGGCACGGGATCAGTGGATGGCCTGTATGCTGCAGGCCATGCACGAGGTAGGGATAGAGCCCGAACTCTATACCCACCTGCAGGGAGCCTTTCAACGCACGGCTGATTTCATGCGGAATCGCTAG
- a CDS encoding PfkB family carbohydrate kinase: MNADVPPGVIFGECLVDDFGEVQRLGGAPFNVAQHLHALGVASVFVSRVGRDASGQHILQHMRDWGMSTNEVTVDASLPTGRVLVTADVRQGHHFEILPHQAYDAIGMPSSVIAPIPWLYHGSLALREDGPSRATWRQLRARARWRLVDINLRDPWWNPELLAEVIRGSSILKCNEEELEQIIRTYELPPASTLREAMQMVAGYFHVQAVLLTRGTAGAAYGDGTNFYEAEATPTVVLDTVGAGDAFVAGWFWSLFRGDAIARRLQRAGELAAAICAISGAIPDQPEFYRTIMARWARED; this comes from the coding sequence ATGAATGCTGACGTACCCCCCGGCGTAATTTTCGGCGAATGTCTGGTCGACGATTTTGGAGAGGTGCAACGACTCGGCGGCGCACCCTTCAATGTTGCGCAACACCTCCATGCGCTGGGGGTGGCATCCGTCTTTGTCAGCAGGGTAGGGCGGGATGCCTCGGGGCAACACATTTTGCAGCACATGCGGGACTGGGGGATGTCCACGAATGAAGTGACAGTGGACGCGTCGCTTCCCACCGGCCGGGTACTGGTGACGGCGGATGTCCGACAGGGGCACCACTTCGAGATTCTGCCGCATCAGGCCTACGACGCCATTGGTATGCCCTCCAGTGTGATCGCCCCCATTCCCTGGCTCTATCACGGTAGCCTCGCCTTGCGGGAAGACGGGCCATCACGGGCGACCTGGCGCCAGTTGCGCGCCCGTGCCCGGTGGCGCTTGGTGGACATCAATCTGCGCGATCCCTGGTGGAATCCGGAATTGCTGGCCGAGGTCATACGGGGTTCGTCTATACTAAAATGCAATGAGGAGGAGCTGGAGCAGATTATTCGCACTTACGAACTTCCCCCAGCCTCGACCCTGCGGGAAGCGATGCAGATGGTGGCAGGATATTTTCATGTGCAAGCCGTCTTGCTGACCCGCGGTACTGCGGGTGCCGCTTATGGGGACGGGACCAATTTTTATGAGGCGGAAGCTACCCCTACGGTAGTCCTGGATACCGTAGGAGCTGGGGATGCTTTCGTCGCAGGCTGGTTCTGGAGCCTGTTTCGCGGTGATGCCATTGCGCGGCGATTGCAAAGGGCAGGAGAATTGGCAGCGGCCATTTGTGCGATATCCGGCGCCATCCCGGATCAACCCGAGTTTTACCGGACCATAATGGCGCGATGGGCTAGGGAGGATTGA
- a CDS encoding HAD-IIB family hydrolase produces MADHQGLYVLMLSIHGRICGTPELGIDADTGGQIGYVLDEIQALARDPRVSRIDLLTRRFDDPDTNPIYGTPRELLESGARIIRLPAGPAHKYLQKERLWDYLDTFVDGALQFIRSEDCIPDVIHSHYADAGYVGVRLSRLLGIPLMHTGHSLGRDKRERLIAAGRKAESIDRQFHFPRRIAAEESVLSEASVILASTRQEVDEQYGLYENAARAHFKILPPGVDLRRFSRPGRQRSSPLLSGLHRFLEAPRRPPILAIARPDERKNFQRLVEAYATDPVLREQANLVLVMGQRDRLGQLPHGAKRVIQSILHTVDDYDLYGRVALPKHHEPEDIPEYYRYAAIYKGVFVNPALTEPFGLTLLEAAASGLPVVATRHGGPQDIIRYCRNGILVDPLDIGEMQDALRQMLFDRQRWQRASRAGLLGVRRVYSWEAHARRYLAEVERILRRQRKQLRRESAARQGVRRALPTADHLLISDIDNTLIGDPAGLATLMEWLREHPRVAFGVATGRNLKQTMEILAENQVPRPDICITDVGTRIIYGSKLREDQDWAAHLHYRWWREGVLQALAKIPGLRLQEKFTQSAFKVSYYVDPKRPPTAKDLQHRLRERQIAAHVVLSHNRFLDVLPIRASKGHAIRFLAFRWGLPLRAVLTAGDSGNDADMMGGEICGVIVGNHSPELHGLRDKHHIYFASAHHAWGILEGIQHYRFPGQAHA; encoded by the coding sequence TTGGCGGATCACCAAGGTCTTTACGTTCTGATGCTGAGTATCCATGGCCGCATTTGCGGTACTCCGGAGCTCGGGATCGATGCAGATACCGGCGGCCAGATTGGCTATGTACTCGACGAAATCCAGGCGCTGGCACGGGACCCGCGCGTTTCTCGGATCGACCTTCTCACCCGTCGCTTTGATGATCCCGATACAAATCCCATTTATGGAACGCCGCGCGAGCTATTGGAATCCGGCGCGCGGATTATCCGTCTGCCTGCCGGTCCAGCGCACAAATATCTGCAAAAAGAGCGGCTCTGGGATTACCTGGATACCTTCGTGGACGGCGCGCTGCAGTTTATCCGCAGTGAAGACTGTATTCCCGATGTCATCCACAGCCACTATGCGGATGCCGGTTACGTAGGGGTGCGCCTCTCCCGCCTGCTGGGTATTCCGCTCATGCACACCGGCCATTCCCTGGGGCGGGATAAGCGGGAAAGACTGATTGCTGCCGGCCGTAAGGCGGAAAGTATCGACCGGCAATTTCATTTCCCGCGACGTATTGCCGCCGAAGAGTCCGTACTCAGTGAAGCGTCCGTGATCCTGGCCAGCACCCGTCAGGAAGTGGACGAGCAGTATGGCCTGTACGAGAACGCCGCGCGGGCGCATTTCAAGATCCTGCCGCCCGGTGTGGACTTGCGACGATTTTCCCGACCAGGGCGGCAGCGTTCTTCACCGCTGCTGTCCGGCTTACACCGCTTTTTGGAGGCACCGCGCAGGCCTCCCATTCTGGCCATTGCCCGCCCCGATGAGCGTAAAAATTTTCAGCGTCTGGTGGAAGCCTATGCCACGGACCCGGTTTTGCGGGAGCAGGCTAACCTGGTTCTGGTCATGGGCCAGCGTGACCGCCTTGGGCAGCTCCCGCACGGGGCGAAAAGGGTGATTCAGAGCATCCTGCATACCGTTGATGATTACGACCTGTATGGACGAGTCGCCCTTCCCAAGCACCACGAGCCCGAAGACATTCCCGAATATTATCGCTATGCGGCCATCTATAAGGGTGTTTTCGTCAATCCGGCGCTCACCGAACCCTTTGGTTTGACCCTGCTGGAAGCAGCGGCTTCAGGTTTGCCGGTCGTTGCCACCCGGCATGGTGGCCCGCAGGACATCATCCGCTACTGCCGCAATGGCATTCTGGTGGATCCGCTGGATATCGGAGAGATGCAAGACGCCCTCAGACAAATGCTGTTTGATCGCCAACGCTGGCAGCGTGCGAGCCGGGCAGGCTTGCTAGGGGTGCGCCGGGTCTATAGCTGGGAGGCCCATGCACGCCGTTATCTGGCAGAAGTGGAACGCATTCTCCGGCGTCAGCGCAAACAGTTGCGGCGGGAATCCGCCGCCCGCCAGGGGGTACGCCGCGCCTTACCGACGGCGGATCATCTGCTCATATCCGACATCGACAATACCTTGATTGGCGACCCGGCGGGGCTTGCCACGCTGATGGAATGGCTGAGGGAACACCCCCGGGTGGCATTTGGTGTGGCCACCGGCCGGAATCTCAAACAAACCATGGAGATACTGGCGGAAAACCAGGTCCCTCGCCCGGATATCTGCATCACCGACGTGGGTACGCGTATCATCTATGGCAGCAAGCTGCGCGAGGATCAGGACTGGGCCGCTCACCTGCACTATCGCTGGTGGCGTGAAGGGGTATTACAGGCACTGGCCAAGATACCCGGCCTGCGCCTGCAGGAAAAATTCACCCAGAGCGCATTCAAGGTAAGCTACTACGTAGACCCCAAGCGCCCGCCAACGGCGAAGGATCTGCAGCATCGCTTGCGTGAGCGGCAGATCGCCGCCCATGTGGTGCTTTCCCATAACCGCTTTCTGGATGTGTTGCCCATCCGGGCGTCCAAAGGCCACGCTATTCGTTTCCTGGCCTTTCGCTGGGGATTGCCCTTGCGTGCAGTGCTGACCGCGGGAGACTCCGGCAATGACGCCGATATGATGGGTGGCGAAATTTGTGGAGTTATTGTCGGCAACCACAGCCCGGAACTACACGGGCTAAGGGATAAGCATCACATCTATTTTGCCAGTGCTCACCATGCCTGGGGCATTCTCGAAGGCATCCAGCACTACCGTTTTCCAGGACAAGCCCATGCCTGA
- a CDS encoding sucrose synthase: MPDHLRRCINQNPHCVAGLLRHLFNLQRPFLLFTDLQETIDDFAADYGSDVDLAVLQAFFSRLQEAVLAEPWIYLAWRPGPGRWTYLRLHREQLQLETLTPGDYLAFKERQVLPANDQEPILTVDFEDFRAAPYHLQDEDTIGQGLIYMNRRLAGQLFGNIKTGRQSILDFLAVHKLNGQSLMVHGQPPDFEDLRQTVQYLATLPKTKPWMEFAAEMTRRGFAPGWGDTAGRVRETMRLLMDVLDAPSGESLQAFIDRIPMISKILIVSIHGWFAQDKVLGRPDTGGQVVYILDQARALEQEMRQRLTRQGVDIVPRILIATRLIPNADGTSCDQRLEPVQGADNVQILRVPFRYPNGEILPQWISRFNVWPWLERYADDLERETLAEFGRRPDLIIGNYSDGNLVATILSARLNVTQCNIAHALEKSKYLYSDLYWRDHDASHHFACQFTADLIAMNSSDIIVTSTYQEIAGNDREVGQYEGYQNYSLPGLYRVENGVDVFDTKFNIVSPGADARYYFPYSASEARLRYLHDDIDALLFDQEPAADRRGVLKERDKPIIFSMARMDHIKNLSGLAEIFGASQRLRKLANLVIIGGHIDPRNSQDEEEGVQIQRMHDVMDAYQLDGQMRWIGTLLDKNVAGELYRVIGDSRGCFVQPALFEAFGLTVIEAMSSGLPVFATRFGGPLEIIEDGVSGFHINPNNQQETAEKLADFLEAAAADIRVWETISDGALARVSAHYTWSNYAMQMMTLARIFGFWRFMLKTDRHAARRYLQMFQHLQWRPLAHAVPLGES; this comes from the coding sequence ATGCCTGACCATCTGCGTCGCTGTATCAACCAAAATCCCCATTGCGTTGCCGGGCTGTTGCGACATCTGTTCAATCTGCAACGCCCATTTCTGCTTTTTACCGACTTGCAAGAGACCATCGACGACTTTGCTGCAGATTACGGCAGTGATGTAGACCTCGCGGTATTGCAGGCGTTTTTCTCCAGACTACAAGAGGCGGTGCTGGCGGAGCCTTGGATTTATCTGGCCTGGCGTCCCGGCCCTGGGCGCTGGACTTATCTGCGCCTGCATCGGGAGCAGCTTCAACTGGAGACACTCACGCCGGGTGATTATCTGGCTTTTAAAGAAAGACAGGTGCTCCCCGCAAATGATCAGGAGCCGATACTCACCGTGGATTTTGAGGATTTCCGCGCTGCCCCCTATCACCTACAAGATGAGGACACCATCGGACAAGGACTCATCTATATGAACCGCCGCCTGGCTGGGCAACTGTTCGGGAACATCAAGACGGGGCGCCAGAGCATTCTCGACTTTTTGGCCGTGCACAAGCTCAACGGGCAATCGCTGATGGTGCATGGGCAGCCGCCGGATTTTGAAGATCTACGCCAGACCGTGCAGTATCTGGCGACGCTCCCCAAGACCAAACCTTGGATGGAGTTTGCGGCGGAGATGACCCGTCGCGGCTTCGCCCCCGGCTGGGGAGATACCGCCGGACGAGTGCGCGAGACCATGCGTCTGCTGATGGATGTCTTGGATGCCCCCTCGGGAGAGAGTCTGCAAGCATTCATCGACCGTATCCCCATGATCTCCAAGATACTGATCGTGTCCATTCATGGCTGGTTCGCGCAGGACAAGGTGCTTGGACGTCCGGACACCGGCGGGCAGGTCGTTTACATTCTCGATCAGGCGCGGGCGCTGGAACAGGAAATGCGCCAGCGCCTGACCCGCCAGGGGGTGGATATCGTACCCCGTATTCTGATCGCCACTCGCCTGATTCCCAATGCCGATGGCACCTCCTGCGATCAGCGTCTGGAGCCCGTCCAGGGCGCCGATAACGTGCAGATTCTCCGCGTGCCGTTCCGGTACCCCAATGGCGAAATACTGCCCCAGTGGATCTCCCGCTTCAATGTCTGGCCCTGGTTGGAACGCTATGCCGATGACCTCGAACGGGAAACCCTGGCGGAATTTGGCCGTCGTCCCGACCTGATTATCGGCAATTACTCCGATGGTAATCTGGTGGCCACTATCCTTAGTGCGCGGCTGAATGTCACCCAATGCAACATCGCCCACGCGTTGGAGAAGAGCAAATACCTCTATAGTGACCTCTATTGGCGCGATCACGACGCCAGCCATCATTTTGCGTGCCAGTTCACCGCGGACCTCATCGCCATGAATTCTTCCGACATTATCGTTACCAGCACCTATCAGGAAATCGCTGGAAACGACCGCGAGGTGGGCCAGTACGAAGGATATCAGAATTACAGCCTCCCCGGACTGTATCGGGTGGAAAACGGGGTTGACGTCTTCGATACCAAATTCAATATCGTCTCTCCGGGGGCCGACGCCCGCTATTATTTTCCCTACTCCGCCAGCGAAGCACGTCTGCGTTATCTGCACGACGATATTGATGCACTGCTCTTTGACCAGGAGCCCGCCGCGGACCGGCGCGGCGTACTCAAGGAGCGGGATAAACCCATCATTTTCAGTATGGCGCGCATGGACCACATCAAAAATCTCAGCGGACTGGCGGAGATTTTTGGTGCTTCGCAGCGCCTGCGCAAACTGGCCAATCTGGTGATCATCGGCGGTCATATTGATCCGCGGAATTCTCAGGACGAGGAAGAGGGGGTGCAGATCCAACGGATGCACGATGTTATGGATGCGTATCAACTCGATGGCCAGATGCGCTGGATAGGCACTTTACTCGACAAAAATGTGGCGGGAGAGCTCTATCGAGTTATTGGTGATTCCCGTGGATGCTTCGTCCAGCCCGCACTCTTTGAAGCCTTCGGACTGACGGTGATTGAAGCCATGAGTTCGGGGCTGCCGGTTTTTGCCACCCGCTTCGGTGGGCCCTTGGAAATCATCGAAGACGGTGTTTCCGGCTTTCATATCAACCCCAATAACCAACAGGAGACGGCGGAAAAACTGGCGGATTTCCTGGAAGCGGCTGCTGCTGATATCCGTGTCTGGGAGACCATTTCCGACGGCGCGTTGGCACGGGTCAGCGCGCATTATACCTGGAGCAATTACGCCATGCAGATGATGACGCTCGCGCGAATTTTCGGCTTCTGGCGCTTCATGCTCAAAACCGATCGTCACGCCGCCCGTCGCTATTTGCAGATGTTTCAGCACTTGCAATGGCGGCCTCTGGCCCATGCGGTGCCGTTGGGGGAATCATGA